In the Oscillospiraceae bacterium genome, one interval contains:
- a CDS encoding flavodoxin: MNIGLIVYSETGNTLSVAQKLEQALKSAGHTVALEKIEADKDPKTGMVSRLRSAPAVDVYDAVVFASPVQAFSLAKGMSAYLAQISSLSGKKAACFITKQLKANWMGGTKAIRQITAACKEKGADVTLNGIICWSSENREAQIDEVVRRLSAI; encoded by the coding sequence ATGAATATCGGTTTGATTGTCTATTCCGAGACCGGAAACACCCTTTCGGTCGCGCAGAAACTCGAGCAGGCGCTCAAATCCGCCGGGCATACGGTGGCTTTGGAAAAAATCGAGGCTGACAAAGATCCCAAGACCGGCATGGTTTCCCGGCTCAGATCAGCGCCTGCCGTCGATGTCTACGACGCTGTCGTCTTTGCGTCTCCCGTACAGGCATTTTCGCTCGCAAAAGGCATGTCTGCCTACTTGGCTCAGATATCATCCCTTTCGGGTAAAAAGGCCGCCTGTTTTATCACAAAACAACTCAAAGCCAATTGGATGGGCGGTACCAAAGCAATCCGCCAGATAACGGCCGCCTGCAAAGAAAAAGGGGCGGACGTTACATTGAATGGTATCATATGCTGGTCGAGCGAAAACCGGGAGGCTCAGATCGATGAGGTTGTCCGCCGTTTGAGCGCAATCT